A region of Rhodanobacteraceae bacterium DNA encodes the following proteins:
- a CDS encoding Metallopeptidase, protein MPRSTMFLAAAIACACAACSQQSPNASAPASAAAKAATVALPAPASTAPDIGIDLSYLDKSVQPGDNFFEYANGDWLKTAEIPADRSSIGAFYDIFKVTEQHTADIIRNAGAGNPAAGSNARKIADYYAAYMDTAAIDKAGLAPLKPDLDAIDAIKTRADLARVLGSRLRADVDPINATHFHTEHLFGLFVTKGLEEESTQIAYLLQGGLAMPSRDYYLSNDPHMVEARDKYKAYVTALLKQAGIADAEQKADVVVALETKIAQAQESLVESEDIHKANTIWATSEFAQKAPGLDWNAYFKAAGLDGVQRIDLWQPSAIIGESKLVASEPIDAWKALLTFHTLNAAAPLLPRPFEELNFDFFGKTLQGTPEQQERWKRAVSATSADLGDAVGQLYVQKYFPASSKEAAEAMVKNLIAAFRGGIKDLAWMSPETKAKAEAKLDTLKVGVGYPDHWRDYSSLEIKPDDALGNHLRAEKFKYELAKAKIGKPIDDHEWWMTPQTVNAVNLPLQNALNFPAAILQPPFFDPKADPAANYGAIGAIIGHEISHSFDNTGADFDAHGRLKNWWTPADLKHFEAATDALAKQYSSYEALPGLHVNGKQTLGEDIADVSGLTAAYRAYHLSLDGKPAPEIDGLSGDQRFFIAFGQAWRSKIRDAALRQRLATDVHAPAQFRAETVRNLDPWYQAFDVQPGQKLYLAPDQRVKIW, encoded by the coding sequence ATGCCGCGTTCCACCATGTTCCTTGCCGCCGCCATCGCCTGCGCCTGCGCGGCCTGCTCGCAGCAATCGCCCAACGCTTCCGCGCCCGCATCCGCCGCGGCCAAGGCCGCGACCGTCGCCTTACCCGCGCCCGCCAGCACCGCGCCAGACATCGGCATCGACCTGTCGTACCTCGACAAGTCGGTGCAGCCGGGCGACAACTTCTTCGAATACGCCAACGGCGACTGGCTGAAGACCGCCGAGATTCCCGCCGACCGTTCCAGCATCGGCGCGTTCTACGACATCTTCAAGGTCACCGAACAGCATACCGCCGACATCATCAGGAACGCGGGCGCCGGCAATCCGGCCGCCGGCAGCAACGCGCGCAAGATCGCCGACTACTACGCGGCGTACATGGACACCGCCGCGATCGACAAGGCGGGCCTGGCGCCGCTCAAGCCCGATCTGGATGCCATCGACGCGATCAAGACGCGTGCGGACCTCGCCCGCGTGCTGGGTTCGCGCCTGCGCGCCGACGTCGATCCCATCAATGCCACCCACTTCCACACCGAGCATCTGTTCGGCCTGTTCGTGACCAAGGGACTGGAAGAGGAATCGACCCAGATCGCGTACCTGCTGCAGGGCGGTCTCGCCATGCCCAGCCGCGACTATTACCTGTCGAACGACCCGCACATGGTGGAAGCGCGCGACAAGTACAAGGCCTACGTCACCGCGCTGCTGAAACAGGCCGGCATCGCCGATGCCGAGCAGAAAGCCGACGTGGTGGTCGCGCTGGAAACGAAGATCGCCCAGGCGCAGGAAAGCCTGGTCGAGAGCGAGGACATCCACAAGGCCAACACGATCTGGGCGACGTCCGAATTCGCGCAGAAGGCACCCGGCCTCGACTGGAACGCCTACTTCAAGGCCGCGGGCCTCGACGGCGTGCAGCGGATCGACCTGTGGCAGCCTTCCGCGATCATCGGCGAATCGAAACTGGTCGCGAGCGAACCGATCGACGCATGGAAAGCGCTGCTGACGTTCCACACCCTGAATGCCGCCGCCCCGCTGCTGCCCAGGCCGTTCGAGGAACTCAACTTCGACTTCTTCGGCAAGACCCTGCAGGGCACACCGGAACAGCAGGAACGCTGGAAGCGCGCGGTCAGCGCCACCAGCGCCGACCTCGGCGACGCGGTCGGGCAACTCTACGTGCAGAAATATTTCCCGGCTTCGTCGAAGGAAGCCGCCGAGGCGATGGTGAAGAACCTGATCGCGGCGTTCCGTGGCGGCATCAAGGATCTTGCCTGGATGTCCCCGGAAACCAAGGCCAAGGCCGAGGCCAAGCTCGACACACTGAAGGTCGGCGTCGGTTATCCCGATCACTGGCGCGATTACTCGTCGCTGGAGATCAAACCCGACGATGCGCTGGGCAATCATCTTCGCGCGGAGAAGTTCAAGTACGAGCTCGCCAAGGCCAAGATCGGCAAGCCCATCGACGACCACGAATGGTGGATGACGCCGCAGACGGTCAACGCGGTGAACCTGCCGCTGCAGAACGCGCTGAACTTCCCCGCCGCGATCCTGCAGCCGCCGTTCTTCGATCCGAAGGCCGACCCGGCCGCCAACTACGGCGCGATCGGTGCGATCATCGGCCACGAGATCAGCCACAGCTTCGACAACACCGGCGCCGATTTCGACGCGCACGGCCGCCTGAAGAACTGGTGGACGCCGGCGGACCTCAAGCACTTCGAGGCCGCGACCGATGCCCTGGCCAAGCAATACAGCAGCTATGAAGCCCTGCCCGGCCTGCACGTGAACGGCAAGCAGACGCTGGGCGAGGACATCGCGGACGTCTCGGGGTTGACCGCCGCGTATCGCGCCTATCACCTGTCGCTGGACGGCAAGCCGGCGCCCGAGATCGACGGCCTCAGCGGCGACCAGCGCTTCTTCATCGCGTTCGGGCAGGCGTGGCGCAGCAAGATCCGCGACGCCGCGCTGCGCCAGCGCCTCGCCACCGACGTGCACGCGCCGGCGCAATTCCGCGCCGAAACCGTGCGCAACCTCGATCCGTGGTACCAGGCGTTCGACGTCCAGCCGGGCCAGAAGCTGTACCTCGCGCCCGACCAGCGGGTGAAGATCTGGTAA
- a CDS encoding UDP-N-acetylmuramoyl-L-alanine--D-glutamate ligase: MRFAELERANVAIWGYGREGRSVLAALRRRYPGKPLALYCKSDEAAALGAALQPFPSRGGLGGDGVDPAMLDIRVESPDAGALSSHDIVIKSPGISAYKPEILAARERGTRFTSGTALWFGENPDARVVAVTGTKGKSTTTAMIAHCARALGVRTALAGNIGMPLLDLDGRHADLWAIELSSFQTGEAGPVELGVIVSLGEEHLDWHGTRERYIADKLKLADVSRTLLVDACAPLLMERTARHPQRKTFDDARGWHVADAVICRDGGRIVEVRRLPLHGAHNAHNACAALAAIELLGLDARAAAESLRDFKPLPHRLTPLGMHGGIEWIDDSISTTPDAALAALESLRGRDVTLILGGFDRGLDWSRFAAALRAQPPRALIVQGVAGSRIARTLRDAGVGCAIEETADLAGAVSRARALTPASGVVVLSPGAPSFDQFKDYAERGRAFARLAGFDGNAIGEITGLGIA; encoded by the coding sequence ATGCGATTCGCGGAGCTTGAACGCGCGAACGTCGCGATCTGGGGCTACGGCCGCGAAGGCCGCAGCGTGTTGGCCGCGCTGCGCAGGCGCTATCCGGGCAAACCGCTGGCGCTGTACTGCAAGTCTGACGAAGCGGCCGCGTTGGGCGCTGCGCTCCAACCCTTCCCTTCAAGGGGAGGGTTGGGTGGGGATGGGGTTGATCCCGCGATGCTCGACATTCGAGTTGAATCGCCCGATGCGGGAGCACTGTCCTCGCACGACATCGTGATCAAATCGCCCGGCATCAGCGCGTACAAGCCGGAAATCCTGGCCGCGCGCGAACGCGGCACGCGCTTCACCTCCGGCACCGCGCTGTGGTTCGGTGAGAACCCTGACGCGCGCGTGGTCGCGGTGACCGGCACCAAGGGCAAGAGCACCACCACCGCGATGATTGCGCACTGCGCGCGCGCGTTGGGCGTGCGCACGGCGCTGGCCGGCAACATCGGCATGCCGCTGCTGGACCTCGACGGCCGGCACGCCGATCTGTGGGCGATCGAGCTGTCCAGTTTCCAGACCGGCGAAGCGGGGCCGGTCGAACTGGGCGTGATCGTCAGCCTGGGCGAGGAGCACCTCGACTGGCACGGCACGCGCGAGCGCTACATTGCCGACAAGCTGAAGCTCGCCGACGTTTCGCGCACGCTGCTGGTGGACGCGTGCGCACCGCTGCTGATGGAACGCACCGCGCGCCATCCGCAGCGCAAGACTTTCGATGACGCGCGCGGTTGGCACGTGGCGGATGCCGTCATTTGCCGCGACGGCGGGCGGATCGTCGAAGTGCGGCGCCTGCCGCTGCACGGCGCGCACAACGCGCACAACGCGTGCGCCGCGCTGGCCGCGATCGAACTGCTGGGCTTGGATGCGCGCGCGGCGGCGGAGTCCTTGCGCGATTTCAAGCCATTGCCGCATCGGCTTACCCCGCTCGGAATGCATGGCGGCATCGAATGGATCGACGATTCCATCAGCACCACGCCTGACGCCGCGTTGGCCGCGCTGGAAAGCCTGCGTGGCCGCGACGTGACGCTGATCCTCGGCGGCTTCGACCGCGGACTCGACTGGTCGCGGTTCGCCGCGGCGCTGCGCGCGCAACCGCCGCGCGCGCTGATCGTGCAGGGCGTGGCCGGCTCGCGCATCGCGCGCACCCTGCGCGATGCGGGCGTCGGTTGCGCGATCGAGGAAACCGCAGATCTCGCGGGCGCGGTTTCGCGTGCGCGCGCCCTGACACCGGCAAGCGGCGTGGTGGTGTTGTCGCCCGGTGCGCCCAGCTTCGACCAGTTCAAGGACTACGCCGAACGCGGCCGCGCCTTCGCACGGCTTGCAGGTTTCGATGGCAACGCCATCGGCGAGATCACGGGCCTGGGCATTGCCTAG
- a CDS encoding Aspartokinase / Diaminopimelate decarboxylase encodes MTDSALAPLAPDAPWVVLKFGGTSVATAGRWRTIQQLASQRRAEGYRVLVVVSALSGITDALKGLCACADAERGAAVAKIVERHRALIEAMGLAQVEGVERWLASLQDLVREAAPARLAWQAAVQAHGELLSSSLGAAFMSANGLATHWLDARDALRARELPFLNERARMLSAQVLAEPDPALSARLAGVGEVFISQGFIARNAEGDTVLLGRGGSDTSAAYMGALLRATRVEIWTDVAGMFTADPRQVPGARLLQRLDYDEAQEIASTGAKVLHPRCLSPCRRARVPLWIKDTQHPDLDGTVIGPQPAETAPSIKAISSRRGITLVSMETSGMWQQVGFLADVFAQFKQHGLSVDLIGSAETNVTVSLDPTENLLDSDVIAALAADLAKVCRVKVIAPCAAVTLVGRGMRSMLHRLSGVLAEFGRERVHLISQSSNNLNLTFVVDEGMLDGLLPRLHELLIRAGALRTDDTSLFGPSWQALYGKGEAHVRTPWWHAERARLLELAQATPRYVYHLSTIRARARALRAMQSVDRVYYAIKANAHPAILRAIAQEGVGFECVSPGELDAAAAAGAAETPLLFTPNFAPRSDYADALQRGVTLTLDALHPLQHWPELFAGREIMLRVDLGRGLGHHDKVRTGGVTSKFGLPLEQLDAFLELAREHDVRVAGLHAHLGSGILDASHWPLVCGQLASLADRIGSVRCLNLGGGLGVPSHPGEAELDLAAVDAALAEVRQTYPQYALWLEPGRWLVADAGVLLARVTQTKRKGAIEYLGCDAGMHALIRPALYDAWHEIVNLSRLDAPADSLYQVVGPICESGDVLGSDRHLPRSAEGDVLLIAQAGAYGESMASHYNLRPLAATAVIE; translated from the coding sequence ATGACCGATTCCGCCCTTGCGCCCCTGGCGCCCGACGCACCTTGGGTCGTGCTGAAGTTCGGCGGCACCAGCGTCGCGACCGCCGGGCGCTGGCGCACCATCCAGCAACTCGCGTCGCAGCGCCGCGCCGAGGGCTACCGGGTGCTGGTGGTGGTGTCGGCGCTGTCCGGCATCACCGATGCCTTGAAGGGCCTGTGCGCGTGTGCGGATGCGGAACGCGGCGCGGCGGTCGCGAAGATCGTGGAGCGCCATCGCGCGTTGATCGAGGCGATGGGATTGGCGCAGGTCGAGGGCGTGGAGCGCTGGCTGGCTTCGCTGCAGGACCTGGTGCGCGAGGCGGCGCCGGCCAGGCTCGCGTGGCAGGCGGCGGTGCAGGCGCACGGCGAGTTGCTGTCCAGTTCGCTGGGCGCCGCCTTCATGAGCGCCAACGGCCTCGCGACGCACTGGCTGGATGCGCGCGACGCGTTGCGGGCACGCGAACTGCCGTTCCTCAACGAGCGCGCGCGCATGCTGTCGGCGCAGGTGCTGGCCGAGCCCGATCCGGCGTTGTCGGCGCGGCTGGCCGGGGTGGGCGAGGTGTTCATCAGCCAGGGTTTCATCGCGCGCAATGCGGAGGGCGACACCGTATTGCTGGGCCGCGGCGGCTCGGACACCTCGGCCGCGTACATGGGCGCGTTGCTGCGCGCGACGCGTGTGGAAATCTGGACCGACGTCGCCGGGATGTTCACAGCCGATCCGCGCCAGGTGCCGGGCGCGCGCCTGCTCCAGCGGCTGGATTACGACGAGGCGCAGGAAATCGCATCGACCGGCGCCAAGGTGCTGCACCCGCGCTGCCTGTCGCCGTGCCGGCGCGCGCGGGTGCCGCTGTGGATCAAGGACACCCAGCACCCCGACCTCGACGGTACCGTGATCGGTCCGCAGCCGGCCGAGACCGCGCCCAGCATCAAGGCCATCAGCTCGCGGCGCGGCATCACGCTGGTGTCGATGGAAACCTCGGGGATGTGGCAGCAGGTCGGCTTCCTCGCCGACGTGTTCGCGCAGTTCAAGCAGCACGGCCTCTCGGTGGATCTGATCGGTTCGGCCGAGACCAACGTCACGGTATCGCTCGATCCCACCGAAAACCTGCTGGATTCCGACGTGATCGCGGCGCTGGCGGCCGATCTCGCCAAGGTGTGCCGGGTCAAGGTGATCGCGCCGTGCGCGGCGGTGACGCTGGTCGGCCGCGGGATGCGCTCGATGCTGCATCGCCTGTCCGGCGTGCTGGCCGAATTCGGCCGCGAGCGGGTGCACCTGATTTCGCAATCGTCCAACAACCTCAACCTCACCTTCGTGGTGGACGAAGGCATGCTGGACGGCCTGCTGCCGCGCCTGCACGAGCTGCTGATCCGTGCCGGCGCGCTGCGCACCGATGACACTTCGTTGTTCGGGCCTAGCTGGCAGGCGTTGTACGGCAAGGGTGAGGCGCACGTGCGCACGCCGTGGTGGCACGCCGAACGCGCGCGCCTGCTGGAGCTGGCGCAGGCAACCCCGCGCTACGTGTATCACCTGTCCACGATCCGCGCCCGCGCGCGTGCGCTGCGGGCGATGCAGTCGGTCGATCGCGTGTACTACGCGATCAAGGCCAACGCGCATCCGGCGATCCTGCGTGCCATCGCACAGGAAGGCGTTGGCTTCGAATGCGTGTCGCCGGGCGAACTGGATGCCGCGGCCGCGGCCGGCGCTGCCGAAACGCCGCTGCTGTTCACGCCCAACTTCGCGCCGCGCTCGGATTACGCGGACGCGTTGCAGCGCGGCGTCACGCTGACGCTGGATGCGCTGCACCCGCTGCAGCATTGGCCCGAACTGTTCGCCGGCCGCGAAATCATGTTGCGCGTGGATCTCGGCCGCGGGCTGGGCCACCACGACAAGGTGCGCACCGGCGGCGTCACCAGCAAGTTCGGCCTGCCGCTCGAACAGCTCGATGCGTTCCTGGAACTGGCGCGCGAACACGACGTGCGCGTGGCCGGTCTGCACGCGCACCTGGGTTCCGGCATCCTGGACGCCTCGCACTGGCCGCTGGTGTGCGGACAACTCGCCAGCCTCGCCGATCGCATCGGCAGCGTGCGCTGCCTCAACCTCGGCGGCGGTCTGGGCGTGCCCTCGCATCCGGGCGAAGCCGAACTCGATCTCGCGGCGGTCGATGCGGCGCTCGCCGAAGTCAGGCAAACCTATCCGCAATACGCGTTGTGGCTGGAACCCGGCCGCTGGCTGGTGGCCGATGCGGGCGTGCTGCTGGCGCGCGTCACCCAGACCAAGCGCAAGGGCGCGATCGAATACCTCGGCTGCGACGCGGGCATGCACGCGCTGATCCGGCCAGCGCTGTACGACGCCTGGCACGAGATCGTGAACCTGTCGCGGCTGGATGCGCCCGCGGATTCGCTGTACCAGGTCGTGGGGCCGATCTGCGAATCCGGCGACGTGCTGGGTTCCGACCGCCACCTGCCGCGCAGCGCGGAAGGCGACGTGCTGCTGATCGCGCAAGCCGGCGCCTACGGCGAATCCATGGCGTCGCACTACAATCTGCGGCCGTTGGCCGCAACCGCAGTGATTGAATGA
- a CDS encoding putative aldehyde oxidase, 2Fe-2S subunit encodes MPQIPQSPTEKIVPEPVRKGLDVTINDRPYRHTGDPDLPLLWYLRDVLRLTGCKYGCDDESCGACSVLVDGKLQRACALSMQDVADKRITTVEGLADSNGNLHPVQQAWIDEDAILCGYCQPGQIIAAVDLLVRKPKPTDADIDGIGNLCRCGSYPRIRRAIQRAATAMQGKPK; translated from the coding sequence ATGCCGCAAATCCCGCAGTCGCCCACGGAAAAGATCGTCCCGGAGCCGGTCCGCAAGGGCCTCGACGTCACCATCAACGACCGGCCCTATCGCCACACCGGCGATCCGGACCTGCCGCTGCTGTGGTACCTGCGCGACGTGCTGCGCCTGACGGGCTGCAAGTACGGATGCGACGATGAGAGCTGCGGCGCCTGCAGCGTGCTGGTGGACGGCAAGCTGCAACGCGCGTGCGCGCTTTCGATGCAGGACGTCGCCGACAAGCGCATCACCACCGTCGAAGGGCTGGCCGATTCCAACGGCAACCTGCATCCGGTGCAGCAGGCGTGGATCGACGAGGACGCGATCCTGTGCGGGTATTGCCAGCCGGGCCAGATCATCGCGGCGGTCGACCTGCTGGTGCGCAAGCCGAAACCCACCGACGCCGACATCGACGGCATCGGCAACCTGTGCCGTTGCGGCAGCTATCCGCGCATCCGCCGCGCGATCCAGCGCGCGGCCACGGCCATGCAGGGCAAGCCGAAGTGA
- a CDS encoding putative aldehyde oxidase, molybdopterin-binding subunit has protein sequence MSRTHDAGRRRFLKVFGTATGALIVGLPAFADTPDELLGLNLVRLNPYLRIEPDGTTVIGARDPEVGQGIRTAEARILAEELDADWNKVVVVPLDLGVTAVNGEPHWTFGHQMASGSTSVPAAWNDLRGVGAAARELLLRAAAERWKTSPARLRTLRGEVIAADGRKLGYGALANAASKLKPAATPPALKAPSQYLLVGQDAGDVDARDIITGRQHFAIDEWFGDALVAAITHCPYPGGKLVRLDAAAAQKLEGVEKVMTIPPPDPSRALGTQPLAAGVAVLARDTWTALRAIGKLELRWEPGTLLARDDSALAQAAATVLAGEPAKAVRTDGDFAETRKRAPRRFKAEYRVATVAHAELEPPNALVKVDNQRALIVAPVQNPRAALETVRRLTGLAPDRIAVKLPRAGGGFGRFLETDYIAEAVMLAKAAGKPVKLMWTRAEAFAHDAFRPFSVHQLEACADRKRKLTGWSHRIASTSRLAGREPRPRWWLSEMHPDDLPAGLVDNLQYAWYALDSALPRGNYRASSHAVNAFATECFLDEVAHELKIDALKFRLALLGAPRQLPYRGHGGPVLDTGRLAWVLQLAADAIGWSKPHPHGHGFGLACHFTFGGYVAHAVEMSMEGERLVIHNVVCAADLGRVVNPLGARAALVGATLDAFSTALRQRISVEDGRVAQRGFKDYPLATMAQMPHTVQVILVPSQANPTGAFDMGFPSAAPALANAIFAGTTVRVRQLPIWPELMRLL, from the coding sequence GTGAGCCGCACGCACGACGCCGGCCGCCGGCGCTTCCTCAAGGTTTTCGGCACCGCGACCGGCGCGCTGATCGTGGGACTGCCGGCGTTCGCGGACACGCCCGACGAATTGCTGGGCCTGAACCTGGTGCGCCTGAACCCGTACCTGCGCATCGAACCCGACGGCACCACCGTGATCGGCGCGCGCGATCCCGAGGTCGGCCAGGGCATCCGCACCGCCGAGGCGCGCATCCTCGCCGAGGAACTGGACGCCGACTGGAACAAGGTCGTGGTGGTGCCGCTGGACCTCGGCGTCACCGCGGTCAACGGCGAGCCGCACTGGACCTTCGGCCACCAGATGGCGTCCGGCAGCACCAGCGTGCCCGCGGCGTGGAACGACCTGCGCGGCGTCGGCGCCGCCGCGCGCGAACTGTTGCTGCGCGCCGCGGCCGAACGCTGGAAAACCTCGCCCGCACGGTTGCGCACCCTGCGCGGCGAAGTCATCGCCGCCGACGGCCGCAAGCTCGGCTACGGCGCGCTCGCGAACGCGGCGTCGAAACTCAAACCCGCCGCGACGCCGCCGGCGCTGAAAGCGCCCTCGCAATACCTGCTGGTCGGCCAGGACGCCGGCGACGTCGATGCGCGAGACATCATCACCGGCCGCCAGCACTTCGCGATCGACGAATGGTTCGGCGATGCGCTGGTCGCCGCGATCACGCATTGCCCGTATCCCGGCGGCAAGCTCGTGCGTCTCGACGCTGCCGCCGCGCAGAAGCTGGAGGGCGTCGAAAAGGTCATGACGATTCCCCCGCCCGACCCCTCGCGCGCGCTGGGCACCCAGCCGCTGGCCGCGGGCGTCGCGGTGCTGGCGCGGGACACCTGGACCGCGCTGCGCGCGATCGGCAAGCTCGAACTCCGCTGGGAACCTGGCACGCTGCTCGCGCGCGACGACAGCGCGCTCGCACAGGCCGCCGCGACGGTGCTGGCGGGCGAGCCGGCGAAGGCCGTGCGCACCGACGGCGATTTCGCGGAAACGCGGAAGCGCGCGCCGCGACGCTTCAAGGCCGAATACCGCGTGGCCACCGTCGCGCACGCCGAACTGGAACCGCCCAATGCGCTGGTGAAGGTGGACAACCAGCGCGCGCTGATCGTCGCGCCGGTGCAGAACCCGCGCGCCGCGCTGGAAACCGTGCGCCGGCTGACCGGACTCGCGCCCGACAGGATCGCGGTGAAATTGCCGCGCGCCGGCGGCGGCTTCGGGCGCTTCCTCGAAACCGACTACATCGCCGAGGCCGTGATGCTGGCGAAGGCCGCGGGCAAGCCGGTCAAGCTGATGTGGACGCGTGCGGAAGCGTTCGCCCACGACGCCTTCCGCCCGTTTTCCGTGCACCAACTGGAGGCCTGCGCCGACCGCAAGCGCAAGCTGACGGGGTGGTCGCACCGCATCGCCAGCACCTCGCGGCTGGCCGGGCGCGAGCCGCGCCCGCGCTGGTGGCTGTCCGAAATGCACCCCGACGACCTGCCCGCGGGGCTGGTCGACAACCTGCAATACGCGTGGTACGCGCTGGACTCGGCGCTGCCGCGCGGCAACTACCGCGCCAGTTCGCACGCGGTCAACGCGTTCGCGACCGAGTGCTTCCTCGATGAGGTCGCGCACGAACTGAAGATCGACGCGCTGAAGTTCCGCCTCGCGCTGCTGGGCGCGCCGCGCCAACTGCCCTACCGCGGCCACGGCGGTCCGGTGCTCGACACCGGCCGGCTGGCATGGGTGCTGCAACTCGCGGCCGACGCGATCGGCTGGAGCAAGCCGCACCCGCACGGCCACGGCTTCGGGCTGGCCTGCCACTTCACCTTCGGCGGCTACGTCGCGCACGCGGTGGAAATGTCGATGGAAGGCGAGCGGCTGGTGATCCACAACGTGGTGTGCGCCGCCGACCTCGGCCGCGTGGTGAACCCGCTGGGCGCGCGCGCCGCACTCGTAGGCGCTACGCTGGATGCGTTCTCGACCGCGCTGCGCCAGCGCATCAGCGTCGAGGACGGACGCGTCGCGCAGCGCGGCTTCAAGGATTATCCGCTGGCGACGATGGCGCAGATGCCGCACACGGTGCAGGTGATCCTGGTGCCCTCGCAGGCCAACCCGACCGGCGCGTTCGACATGGGCTTTCCGTCCGCCGCGCCCGCGCTCGCGAATGCGATCTTCGCCGGCACCACCGTGCGCGTGCGCCAATTGCCGATCTGGCCGGAGTTGATGCGGCTGCTGTGA